DNA sequence from the Gammaproteobacteria bacterium genome:
TATGCTGCCTGAGGCTGATATAGCAATTACGTTAAAATATGTTGGAGAGCAACGCATTGCTTATTGTAATGCTGACACTGAGATTGGTCAGAAAATTTTGGCAACCATCTAAATAAGGGTTAAATAGTGAAGCTGAGATTTTTTATAACCGGGCTATTGTTGAGTATTTTATTAACGACAAAAGTTTGGGCTGGCAATAAATTACAAGATGTTCGGGTGTGGCCATCACCAGAAAAGTATCGGATTGTGTTTGATTTAACCAAGCCAGCCGACTTTAGCTATTTTAGCCTAACCAATCCGCATCGCTTAGTGATCGACTTTAAATCTTCCAAACTGACGGCCAAATTAGCCAAACTAAAATTCTCTGGTAATTTAGTCAAAAAAATACGTACTAGCAAAGCGCCGAAAAAAGGCATGTTGCGGATTGTTATTGAACTAAAAGAATCGCTCAAGCCGCAAATATTTTCACTAACACCTACTGGACCCTACGGCGATCGATTAGTCGTTGATTTTAACAAAAACAAAAACAGAAACGGTATTAACAACAAACAACGTGTTAATACTGTCGTTAAAACAACAAATAAACCAAGCTCGCTTAACCGCGATATTGTGATTGCGATTGACGCTGGTCATGGTGGTGAAGATCCGGGTTCCATCGGTGCTAGTGGTCGTTATGAAAAAAGTATCACGTTGGGCATTGCAAAATTATTGGCCCAAAAAATCAATAATACTCGTGGTTTAAAAGCGATAATGACACGTAGTGGTGACTATTATGTTGGTCTAAACCGTCGCTCTGAAATTGCCCGTAAAGCCAAAACAGATTTGTTAATATCGATTCATGCTGATGCGTTCACTTCCTCGCGACCGCAAGGAGCCTCAGTGTTGGTGCTGTCGATGAGGCGAGCTGATAGTGAAATTGGTCGTATTTTAGAAAACAACGAAAGTTATTCTGAATTGCTCGGCGGCGTTGGTGAGATCATTGAATCAAACGAGAATGAAAAATATTTTGCCCGTGCGTTAATTGACATGCAAATGGACAATTCGATGGAAGAAAGTTTTGAAATTGGCAATGCTATTTTGTCGCGCTTAAAACGAGTTACTCACTTACACCGAGATAAGGTTATTTTAGCCAGTTTAGCGGTGTTAAAATCACCAGATTTTCCATCCATAATGGTTGAAACAGGCTTTGTGTCTAATCCAAAAGACGAACGCCGTTTGTATAATAAGCAGCATCGAATCAAGCTGGCCAATGCGATGTTTAATTCGATTAATGATTACTTTAAAAAGAACCCGCCTAATGGTTCTTTGTATGCCAAGTTGCGCAGTAAAACGCATAAAGTATCAAGCGGTGAATCGCTGTCGCTGCTCGCTCAGCGCTATCGAATCAGTGTGGCTAGCTTAAAGAAATATAATGCATTACGCAGTGATACACTGCGTATTGGTCAAGTTTTAGCGATCCCTCAGAGTTAATTATGGCAATTGAAATATTATCCCCGCGTTTGGCTAACCAAATTGCTGCCGGAGAAGTAGTAGAGCGCCCAGCTTCAGTGGTTAAAGAGCTGGTCGAAAATGCGATTGACGCAGGCGCAACCCAAATTCTGATTGAAATTGAACAGGGCGGCGCCAAGCTAATTAGCATTCGTGATAATGGCTGTGGCGTGGTTAAGGAGCAGCTTGGGTTAGCGCTGTCACGTCACGCCACCAGTAAAATTTCGACGCTGGACGATCTCGAAGCAATTGACTCGCTTGGGTTTCGTGGCGAAGCTTTGGCCAGTATCAGCTCAGTCTGCCGTTTAACGTTCACCTCTAAAACTAAAGAGCAGCCCGAAGCGTGGCAAGCCTATGCTCAAGGGCGTGATATGGCGGTTGAAATTATTCCGGCATCGCATCCTCAAGGCACCACCGTAGCGGTGGCCGATATGTTTTTTAATACACCGGCCCGGCGACGTTTTTTACGGACCGAAAAAACAGAATTTACCCATATTGATGAATTGGTTAAACGTTTTTCGCTAAGCCATTTCAATATCGCTTTCACGCTAAAGCATAACGGTAAGATCTTGCGTAACTTAGCCATTGCCACCACGACACCTCAGCAAGAACGCCGAGTAAGTAGTTTGTGTGGTAAGGGGTTTATCGACCATGCCGTCGCAATTAACAGCGATCATAACGACATCCAGATCAGCGGCTGGCTGGTATTACCCCAAGGCTGTAAAAGCTATAACGATAATCAATATTGTTATGTCAATGGCCGGATGATGCGGGATAAATTAATTAATCATGCAATTCGTCAAGCGTATCAAGACTGGTTGCCTGAAGGGGTAGTGCCTAGCTATATTATTTACATTGAGATTGCGCCGAGTCAGGTCGATGTCAATGTGCACCCCGCTAAACACGAAGTGCGATTTCATCAGGCACGGTTGGTCCATGATCTTATTTATCAGGTCTTAAACTCCGGCCTAATGCAAAGTTTAACAGCGGCAGATCTACCGGCTAATGTTGTTGCGCCAACAGCAGTACCTGCGGCGGCTGAGCATGGCTATGGTCGTCCCGATACTGAGTATCATCCGGGTACCGTTGCCAGTCCGAACGCTGGTCATTACGAGTCTCGGCAATCAGCAGCAGGGGGCGGCCATCAAAGCGGCGCCAACCTTGACGTGGCGGCTAAAACTTATCAAAGCTTAATTACGACGCCTCATTTTACTAATACCTACGATGGCGCAGCGACTAAATCAATGAATGCCAGTGAGGGTGCAACCTCTCAATTGTTTGGGCAATTAGTGAGTTTAATTGATGATCGCTATTTGTTGATTAAGCGTGATTCGTGCATTGAATTATTGTCGCTCGAGTTATTAGCTGTTTTAGTGAATGAATTAGAACTGAGCAATCGTTGGGCGCAGGGCTTTATCGCTCAACCATTATTGTTACCAATAGCAATTTCTGTCGATGGCACGTTAATTGACCAACTAACGACTCATGAGCGATTATTTCGCCGCTTAGGCATTGAAATTAGCGTGCGCAGCCCCAAGATAATTGTTAAGCAGCTACCAGCGTTTCTTAGAGAACAAGATATTGCAAATGTGATACCACAGTTATTGCAGCTATTAGCGAGTCAGTCGCAACTGTCAGACAGTGATAACGCCTTGCAACAGGTTATTTGTCATTGGCTAGCGCAGTTTGTTGTAGTCGATTATTCGATGACTAGCGCAGTAGAACTTGTTGCTAAGGCTGAAAATTATTCAGAACAGCTAGTAGAAAAATTTGAAATGTTAGTTAAGCCAGTAGATTTTACGGCGGCAATTTCTGGTTTTAAACCACAATAGTCGTTAATAATACCGCTTGTTTGGCTGACACTTTGTTAACTTTTTAGAGTAGATCGCGTGACAGATAAATCTTTACCCAAAGCCATTTTCCTTATGGGGCCAACCGCCTGTGGTAAAACCGAGCTGGCGATCCGTTTGTGCGAGCAGTTTAACTGTGAAATTATCTCGGTCGATTCTGCCTTGGTATATCGCGGCATGGATATTGGCACAGCTAAGCCAAATGCCGCAGAATTGGCACGCGCTCCTCATTTGTTAATTGATATATTAGATCCGGCTCAGGCTTATTCAACCGCTGATTTTCGCCGCGATGCGTTAGCCGCGATGGCAGAGATAGCCAAACGCGGTAAAATACCGTTGCTTGTTGGCGGTACTATGTTGTACTTTAAGTCATTAATCGATGGTTTGTCGCCTTTGCCTGCAGCCGACCCTGTTATTCGCCAAGCGATTGAAGCCGAGGCTAAGTTAAATGGTTGGGCGTCATTGCACGAGCAATTAGTTGAGGTTGATCCTGTGTCAGGGGCACGAATTCATCCTAATGACCCGCAGCGCATATCGCGGGCGTTGGAAGTTTATCGGATTGCCGGTAAAACGATGACCGAATTAAGTACTGTTATCGATAAGGATTTGCCTTTTGATGTTTATCAATTCGCTATTTATCCAGACGAGCGCAGCACCTTGCATCAGCGAATCGAACAACGATTTGAACAAATGATTGAGCAAGGGTTTGAACAGGAAGTAAGAAAATTATACCAGCGCGATGATTTGCATCCTGATTTACCAGCAATTCGTTGTGTTGGTTATCGTCAGATGTGGGATTATCTTGCCGGCAAGACAGATCATCAAGAAATGGTCTTTCGTGGTGTTGTTGCAACGCGTCAATTAGCCAAACGTCAGATGACTTGGCTCAGAGGATGGGATAAGCTACATCGATTGCAAACGCCGTTAGCGCCGAATGCGCAAATGACAATCACGCAAAATATTGAAAAAATTAAATTCATTGTTAACTAGTTAGCTATTGGGATTGAAATTAACTAATTTAAGACTAGTTTATTAAAAATAATAATCAGATATATACGTTTAAAGGAAAGGAAGAATTATGGCTAAGGGGCAATCATTGCAAGACCCATTTTTAAATGCACTTCGTCGTGAACGAGTGCCAGTAGCAATTTATCTAGTTAATGGAATTAAATTACAAGGTCAAATTGAATCGTTCGACCAATTTGTCATTTTACTGCGTAATACCGTTAGTCAAATGGTCTATAAGCATGCCATATCAACGGTAGTGCCAGCTCGACCATTTACGGCACACCATGCCCATACTGAAGAAAACGAAAGCACTAAAGAAGCTTAAGGATTGATTTTTGTTTGATCGTTATGAGGCCGGCGAACTCGCCATACTTGTCCACATAGACTTTTCGTCAGAAAGTGATCGCGAAGATTTAGAAGAGCTTGAATTACTGGTATCTTCTGCAGGCGTTAAAACCTGCGGCAAGATTACTGGTACCCGTAATTCAGCGAAAGCTAGATACTTTGTTGGCACAGGTAAAGCACAAGAGATCGCCGATGCGGTTAAGTTGTTAAATGCTAATGTCGTCATTTTTAATCACCCGTTAACACCGTCGCAAGAGCGAAATCTCGAGCAACTGTGTCAGTGTCGGGTATTAGATCGTACTGCTCTGATTCTTGATATATTTGCCCAGCGTGCACGCACATTTGAAGGTAAATTACAGGTCGAGTTGGCGCAATTGCGGCACATTTCCACGCGCCTTATTCGTGGCTGGACTCACCTTGAGCGACAAAAAGGCGGGATTGGTTTGCGTGGACCTGGCGAAACTCAACTTGAAACTGACCGTAGATTGTTACGCGCTCGCATAAAAAACATTCAAGCGCGCTTAGCTAAAGTCTCAAAACAACGTGACCAAGGTCGCCGTGCGCGTAGCCGTGCCGAGGTGCCGACTGTGTCACTGGTTGGTTACACCAATGCGGGCAAGTCGACCCTGTTTAATCAAATCACTAATGCTAATGTTTATGTTGCAGATCAGTTGTTTGCAACGCTAGATCCGACCTTGCGAAAAATTGATATTGCCGATGTTGGCGAAGTTATTTTAGCTGACACCGTTGGCTTTATTCGACATTTGCCGCACGATTTAGTCGCTGCA
Encoded proteins:
- a CDS encoding N-acetylmuramoyl-L-alanine amidase encodes the protein MVKLRFFITGLLLSILLTTKVWAGNKLQDVRVWPSPEKYRIVFDLTKPADFSYFSLTNPHRLVIDFKSSKLTAKLAKLKFSGNLVKKIRTSKAPKKGMLRIVIELKESLKPQIFSLTPTGPYGDRLVVDFNKNKNRNGINNKQRVNTVVKTTNKPSSLNRDIVIAIDAGHGGEDPGSIGASGRYEKSITLGIAKLLAQKINNTRGLKAIMTRSGDYYVGLNRRSEIARKAKTDLLISIHADAFTSSRPQGASVLVLSMRRADSEIGRILENNESYSELLGGVGEIIESNENEKYFARALIDMQMDNSMEESFEIGNAILSRLKRVTHLHRDKVILASLAVLKSPDFPSIMVETGFVSNPKDERRLYNKQHRIKLANAMFNSINDYFKKNPPNGSLYAKLRSKTHKVSSGESLSLLAQRYRISVASLKKYNALRSDTLRIGQVLAIPQS
- the mutL gene encoding DNA mismatch repair endonuclease MutL; translation: MAIEILSPRLANQIAAGEVVERPASVVKELVENAIDAGATQILIEIEQGGAKLISIRDNGCGVVKEQLGLALSRHATSKISTLDDLEAIDSLGFRGEALASISSVCRLTFTSKTKEQPEAWQAYAQGRDMAVEIIPASHPQGTTVAVADMFFNTPARRRFLRTEKTEFTHIDELVKRFSLSHFNIAFTLKHNGKILRNLAIATTTPQQERRVSSLCGKGFIDHAVAINSDHNDIQISGWLVLPQGCKSYNDNQYCYVNGRMMRDKLINHAIRQAYQDWLPEGVVPSYIIYIEIAPSQVDVNVHPAKHEVRFHQARLVHDLIYQVLNSGLMQSLTAADLPANVVAPTAVPAAAEHGYGRPDTEYHPGTVASPNAGHYESRQSAAGGGHQSGANLDVAAKTYQSLITTPHFTNTYDGAATKSMNASEGATSQLFGQLVSLIDDRYLLIKRDSCIELLSLELLAVLVNELELSNRWAQGFIAQPLLLPIAISVDGTLIDQLTTHERLFRRLGIEISVRSPKIIVKQLPAFLREQDIANVIPQLLQLLASQSQLSDSDNALQQVICHWLAQFVVVDYSMTSAVELVAKAENYSEQLVEKFEMLVKPVDFTAAISGFKPQ
- the miaA gene encoding tRNA (adenosine(37)-N6)-dimethylallyltransferase MiaA, yielding MTDKSLPKAIFLMGPTACGKTELAIRLCEQFNCEIISVDSALVYRGMDIGTAKPNAAELARAPHLLIDILDPAQAYSTADFRRDALAAMAEIAKRGKIPLLVGGTMLYFKSLIDGLSPLPAADPVIRQAIEAEAKLNGWASLHEQLVEVDPVSGARIHPNDPQRISRALEVYRIAGKTMTELSTVIDKDLPFDVYQFAIYPDERSTLHQRIEQRFEQMIEQGFEQEVRKLYQRDDLHPDLPAIRCVGYRQMWDYLAGKTDHQEMVFRGVVATRQLAKRQMTWLRGWDKLHRLQTPLAPNAQMTITQNIEKIKFIVN
- the hfq gene encoding RNA chaperone Hfq, with protein sequence MAKGQSLQDPFLNALRRERVPVAIYLVNGIKLQGQIESFDQFVILLRNTVSQMVYKHAISTVVPARPFTAHHAHTEENESTKEA
- the hflX gene encoding GTPase HflX; protein product: MFDRYEAGELAILVHIDFSSESDREDLEELELLVSSAGVKTCGKITGTRNSAKARYFVGTGKAQEIADAVKLLNANVVIFNHPLTPSQERNLEQLCQCRVLDRTALILDIFAQRARTFEGKLQVELAQLRHISTRLIRGWTHLERQKGGIGLRGPGETQLETDRRLLRARIKNIQARLAKVSKQRDQGRRARSRAEVPTVSLVGYTNAGKSTLFNQITNANVYVADQLFATLDPTLRKIDIADVGEVILADTVGFIRHLPHDLVAAFQATLQETQQANLLLHVIDVADPRKTDNIEQVTQVLEHIEADDIPQLMVCNKLDSLEGDLAPRIDRDDEGKPTHVWLSARTGDGCELLTQALTELLSGQIVTHQLSLPLHAQGRVKGLLYKFECVQTEQYDELGNTLVTIRLPIIDWHKLLKKSDGELTQYICG